In Streptomyces longhuiensis, the following proteins share a genomic window:
- the idi gene encoding isopentenyl-diphosphate Delta-isomerase: protein MPTTPATAANSSSNGTGEAILLELVDEDGRTIGTAEKLSAHQAPGQLHRAFSVFLFDEQGRLLLQQRALGKYHSPGVWSNTCCGHPYPGEAPFAAAARRTFEELGVSPSLLAEAGTVRYNHPDPDSGLVEQEFNHLFVGMVQAPLRPDASEVGETSYVTAEELAARHAQGPFSAWFMTVLDAARPAIRELTGPSAGW, encoded by the coding sequence ATGCCGACCACACCTGCCACCGCGGCGAACAGTTCGTCGAACGGCACCGGAGAAGCGATCTTGCTGGAACTCGTGGACGAGGACGGCAGGACGATCGGCACGGCGGAGAAGCTCTCCGCGCATCAGGCGCCCGGACAGCTGCACAGAGCGTTCTCCGTGTTCCTCTTCGACGAACAGGGCCGGCTGCTGCTCCAGCAGCGCGCGCTCGGCAAGTACCACTCCCCCGGCGTGTGGTCGAACACGTGCTGCGGGCACCCGTATCCGGGCGAGGCGCCGTTCGCCGCGGCCGCCCGCAGGACGTTCGAGGAGCTGGGCGTCTCGCCCTCGCTGCTCGCGGAGGCGGGGACGGTGCGCTACAACCACCCGGACCCGGACTCGGGCCTGGTGGAGCAGGAGTTCAACCACCTGTTCGTGGGGATGGTCCAGGCGCCGCTGCGGCCGGACGCCTCCGAGGTGGGCGAGACCTCGTACGTGACGGCGGAGGAGCTGGCCGCGCGGCACGCCCAGGGGCCGTTCTCGGCATGGTTCATGACCGTGCTGGACGCGGCGCGGCCGGCGATCCGGGAGCTGACGGGGCCGTCCGCCGGCTGGTGA
- a CDS encoding DJ-1/PfpI family protein, translating to MKIAIVLFDRFTALDAVGPYETLGRLPDAELTFVAERTGPVRSDTGRLALTADKALSELTDPDIVVVPGGPGQSAQMDNEVLIEWLRAADTTSTWTTSVCTGSLLLAAAGLLDGRRATSHWLARDMLKEFGAEPTAERVVVDGKYVTAAGVSSGIDMGLTLVGTIAGDEHAQAVQLLTEYDPQPPYDAGSPEKAPAHLVEEFRAKSRFILK from the coding sequence ATGAAGATCGCCATCGTCCTCTTCGACCGCTTCACCGCGCTCGACGCCGTCGGCCCCTACGAGACGCTCGGCAGACTCCCCGACGCGGAGCTCACCTTCGTCGCCGAGCGGACCGGGCCCGTGCGGTCGGACACCGGGCGGCTCGCCCTCACCGCCGACAAGGCACTGTCGGAGCTGACCGACCCGGACATCGTCGTCGTCCCCGGCGGCCCGGGCCAGAGCGCGCAGATGGACAACGAGGTGCTGATCGAGTGGCTGCGCGCCGCCGACACCACCAGCACCTGGACGACCTCCGTGTGCACGGGTTCCCTGCTCCTCGCCGCGGCGGGTCTGCTGGACGGCCGGCGCGCGACGTCGCACTGGCTGGCGCGCGACATGCTCAAGGAGTTCGGCGCCGAGCCGACGGCCGAACGCGTCGTCGTCGACGGCAAGTACGTCACCGCCGCCGGTGTCTCCTCCGGCATCGACATGGGCCTGACCCTCGTCGGCACGATCGCGGGCGACGAGCACGCGCAGGCCGTACAGCTGCTCACCGAGTACGACCCGCAGCCGCCCTACGACGCGGGTTCGCCCGAGAAGGCCCCCGCGCACCTCGTCGAGGAGTTCCGCGCGAAGAGCCGCTTCATCCTGAAGTAG
- a CDS encoding enoyl-CoA hydratase/isomerase family protein: MSHTPPQLTHSVTDGIATIVIDHAAKRNAMTDGMWHSLPPLLARLDADPAVRVLVLTGAGGTFCAGADISTLGGSGSRAQELAVEAEEALAAFAKPTLAAVRGYCVGGGCQLAAACDLRFAAEDALFGVTPSKLGIVYPAGSTRRLASLVGPATAKYLLFSGELIGTERALRTGLVDEVLAGDELDKRVGEFARILGERSQLTQAAAKEFADGRVDRAAHWAEQARGSGDTAEGVAAFLERRKPHFTWTTSG, translated from the coding sequence ATGTCGCACACACCGCCGCAGCTCACGCACTCGGTCACCGACGGCATCGCCACCATCGTCATCGACCACGCCGCCAAACGGAACGCCATGACGGACGGTATGTGGCACTCGCTCCCGCCGCTGCTCGCCCGGCTCGATGCCGACCCGGCCGTGCGGGTGCTGGTGCTGACCGGGGCGGGCGGGACGTTCTGCGCGGGCGCCGACATCTCCACGCTCGGCGGCTCGGGGTCGCGGGCACAGGAGCTCGCGGTCGAGGCCGAGGAGGCGCTCGCGGCCTTCGCCAAGCCGACGCTGGCCGCGGTGCGCGGGTACTGCGTGGGCGGCGGCTGCCAGCTGGCGGCGGCCTGTGACCTGCGGTTCGCTGCCGAGGACGCGCTGTTCGGAGTCACCCCGTCGAAGCTGGGGATCGTCTACCCGGCGGGCTCGACGCGCCGCCTCGCCTCCCTGGTGGGCCCGGCAACGGCCAAGTACCTGTTGTTCTCGGGCGAGTTGATCGGTACGGAGCGTGCCCTGCGGACGGGACTCGTGGACGAGGTGCTCGCCGGGGACGAACTGGACAAGCGCGTCGGTGAGTTCGCGCGGATCCTCGGTGAGCGTTCGCAGCTGACGCAGGCCGCGGCGAAGGAGTTCGCCGACGGGCGCGTGGACCGGGCCGCGCACTGGGCCGAGCAGGCGCGTGGAAGCGGCGACACCGCGGAGGGCGTCGCCGCGTTCCTGGAGCGCAGGAAGCCGCACTTCACGTGGACCACGTCAGGGTGA
- a CDS encoding SCO6745 family protein, protein MTTSPASDPRAARRCHNMLNPFHSMHYFSPDLGKELGAIGITHRSAAYFAARAAAMGAVGAGTVTATFYNFKHELVAEHVPAVWETASPETVLAARARAVDSTLRRLLGDETVTSPEMAEAATLALRATEACTRHARPLYAGHADLPVPEEPHLAYWHAATLLREHRGDGHLAALLAADLDPVEALVSHVATGKGMAPKWLLATRGWTREDFDAAADRLRERKVLDAQGELTELGVALRRDLEAQTDRLDREPYAHLGEAGVARLTELAGGFMGTAVGAGAFPADLIGKAA, encoded by the coding sequence ATGACGACCTCCCCGGCCTCAGACCCCCGCGCCGCCCGCCGCTGCCACAACATGCTCAACCCGTTCCACTCGATGCACTACTTCTCGCCCGACCTGGGCAAGGAGCTGGGCGCCATCGGGATCACCCACCGCAGCGCTGCGTACTTCGCGGCCCGCGCGGCGGCGATGGGAGCTGTCGGCGCCGGCACCGTGACGGCGACGTTCTACAACTTCAAGCACGAGCTCGTCGCCGAACACGTCCCCGCGGTGTGGGAGACGGCCTCCCCGGAGACGGTCCTCGCGGCACGCGCGCGTGCCGTCGACTCGACGCTGCGCAGGCTCCTCGGCGACGAGACCGTGACCTCCCCGGAAATGGCCGAGGCGGCGACTCTCGCGCTGCGGGCCACGGAGGCCTGCACCCGCCACGCCCGGCCGCTCTACGCCGGCCACGCCGACCTGCCGGTGCCCGAGGAGCCGCACCTCGCGTACTGGCACGCCGCCACCCTGCTGCGTGAGCACCGCGGCGACGGGCACCTGGCCGCGCTGCTCGCCGCCGACCTCGACCCCGTCGAGGCGCTGGTGAGCCATGTGGCGACCGGCAAGGGCATGGCCCCGAAGTGGCTGCTCGCCACGCGCGGCTGGACCCGCGAGGACTTCGACGCGGCCGCCGACCGGCTCCGGGAGCGCAAGGTGCTCGACGCGCAGGGCGAGTTGACCGAGCTCGGGGTGGCGCTGCGCCGCGACCTGGAGGCGCAGACCGACCGGCTCGACCGGGAGCCGTACGCGCACCTGGGCGAGGCGGGCGTGGCCCGGCTCACGGAGCTGGCGGGCGGTTTCATGGGCACCGCGGTCGGCGCGGGCGCGTTCCCGGCCGACCTGATCGGCAAGGCCGCCTGA
- a CDS encoding GlxA family transcriptional regulator: protein MAARTVLIPLFDDVQSLDVTGPAEVFAGAALCQGPRPADTYRIRTASLDGGPVRTSSGLTLVPDHALADAPEPHTLLVPGGRGTRRPDPRLTAWLREHGPHAQRLVSVCTGAILLAEAGLLDGRRVTTHWAYCDRLARDHPAVEVDPDPIYVRDGNVATSAGVTAGIDLALALVEEDHGRDTALTVARHLVVFLRRPGNQAQFSAQLSAQTARREPLREVQHWITEHPDDDLSVESLASRARLSPRHFARAFQAETGMTPGRYVDRVRLEQARRLLEDTSDGVEEISRACGYGTPEAMRRAFARTLGASPAEYRRRFCAAGTRTPGRRPSESLTS from the coding sequence ATGGCCGCCCGCACCGTGCTCATCCCGCTGTTCGACGACGTCCAGAGCCTGGACGTGACCGGCCCGGCAGAGGTCTTCGCCGGCGCCGCCCTCTGCCAAGGGCCGCGCCCCGCCGACACGTACCGCATCCGCACCGCCTCCCTCGACGGCGGTCCCGTCCGCACGTCCAGCGGGCTCACGCTCGTCCCCGACCACGCACTGGCCGACGCGCCCGAGCCGCACACGCTCCTCGTCCCCGGCGGCCGCGGCACGCGCCGCCCGGATCCGCGCCTGACCGCCTGGCTGCGGGAGCACGGCCCGCACGCACAGCGCCTCGTCTCCGTCTGCACGGGCGCCATCCTGCTCGCCGAGGCGGGCCTGCTCGACGGCCGCCGGGTGACCACCCACTGGGCGTACTGCGACCGCCTCGCGCGCGACCACCCCGCCGTCGAGGTCGACCCGGACCCCATCTACGTACGCGACGGGAACGTGGCGACCTCGGCCGGCGTCACCGCGGGCATCGACCTCGCCCTCGCGCTCGTCGAGGAGGACCACGGCCGCGACACCGCGCTGACCGTCGCCCGCCACCTCGTCGTGTTCCTGCGACGCCCGGGAAACCAGGCCCAGTTCAGCGCCCAGCTCTCCGCCCAGACCGCGCGGCGCGAGCCGCTGCGCGAGGTCCAGCACTGGATCACCGAGCACCCCGACGACGACCTCTCCGTCGAGTCGCTCGCCTCCCGAGCCCGCCTCTCGCCACGCCACTTCGCCCGCGCCTTCCAGGCGGAGACCGGCATGACTCCGGGCCGGTACGTCGACCGGGTCCGCCTCGAACAGGCGCGCCGCCTCCTGGAGGACACCTCCGACGGCGTCGAGGAGATATCCCGCGCCTGTGGCTACGGCACCCCCGAAGCGATGCGCCGCGCCTTCGCCAGAACGCTCGGCGCGTCCCCGGCCGAGTACCGCCGCCGTTTCTGCGCAGCCGGCACTCGTACTCCGGGGCGGCGCCCGTCCGAATCCCTCACATCCTGA
- a CDS encoding ATP-binding protein, translating into MSDQGWGSRPRPQGTGGAPPEQVPVSPLPYEGVWRFTAQAVDASVPQARHAVRDLLVRQGVPASDDLVQGLLLIVSELVTNAVRHAALLSPVLAVEVAVGAEWVRVSVEDEHPYRPTALEATDGQTGGRGLLLVREVTREAGGVCDVEHTASGGKVIWAALPLKPAGV; encoded by the coding sequence ATGAGCGACCAGGGGTGGGGGTCCCGCCCGCGTCCTCAAGGCACTGGGGGAGCGCCCCCCGAGCAGGTACCGGTGAGTCCGCTGCCGTACGAGGGGGTCTGGCGCTTCACGGCGCAGGCCGTCGACGCGTCCGTTCCGCAGGCCCGGCACGCCGTACGTGACCTGCTGGTCCGCCAAGGCGTACCCGCCTCCGACGACCTCGTCCAGGGGCTGCTGCTCATCGTCTCCGAGCTGGTCACCAACGCCGTGCGGCACGCGGCCCTGCTCTCGCCCGTCCTCGCGGTGGAGGTCGCCGTCGGCGCCGAGTGGGTGCGCGTCTCCGTGGAGGACGAGCACCCCTACCGCCCGACCGCCCTGGAAGCCACCGACGGGCAGACGGGCGGGCGCGGCCTCCTCCTCGTACGCGAGGTCACCCGCGAGGCGGGCGGGGTGTGCGACGTCGAGCACACGGCGAGCGGGGGCAAGGTGATCTGGGCCGCCCTGCCCCTCAAACCCGCCGGCGTCTGA
- a CDS encoding GNAT family N-acetyltransferase: MTDNVVRDAFFALHHGLPRQGPGSDSTTLRLLSLVGPLPERPRVLDLGCGPGRSALLLAAETGGEVTAVDLHEPFLDELRAAAKARGLADRIHPVDADMGELPFPDASFDLIWAESSAYSIGFDNALRQWKRLLAPGGSLVLTECEWTATDPSPEARAFWEPHYALRTTEGNVRACTGAGYSVLGVHPQPESDWDEYYGPLAERADAADPQAPGMAEAVAGARAELAMRRDHGQEYGYTGYALRPAASWPTRPESAADAAAVYAVNAAAFPTEAEADLVDALRADADAWLPGLSYVAEAPDGTVAAHALITRCLVGGVPAAALAPVAVLPRHQRTGAGSAVVRAVLDAARARGERLVLVLGHPEYYPRFGFTQASGYGIRPGFEVPDEAMMALVVGAADGSWQVPQGTITYPAAFGV, encoded by the coding sequence TTGACAGACAACGTCGTACGTGACGCCTTCTTCGCCCTGCACCACGGACTTCCCCGGCAGGGCCCCGGCTCCGACTCCACCACCCTGCGACTCCTCTCCCTCGTGGGGCCGCTGCCCGAGCGCCCGCGCGTGCTCGACCTCGGCTGCGGTCCCGGCCGCTCCGCTCTGCTCCTGGCCGCCGAGACCGGCGGCGAGGTCACCGCGGTCGACCTCCACGAGCCGTTCCTCGACGAGCTGCGCGCCGCCGCGAAGGCGCGGGGCCTCGCCGACCGGATCCACCCCGTCGACGCCGACATGGGCGAACTCCCCTTTCCGGATGCCTCGTTCGACCTGATCTGGGCCGAGAGCTCGGCGTACTCCATCGGCTTCGACAACGCGCTGCGGCAGTGGAAGCGGCTGCTCGCCCCGGGAGGCTCGCTCGTGCTCACCGAGTGCGAGTGGACCGCCACCGACCCGTCCCCCGAGGCACGCGCCTTCTGGGAGCCGCACTACGCGCTGCGGACGACCGAGGGGAACGTCCGCGCCTGCACCGGCGCCGGATACTCCGTGCTCGGCGTCCATCCGCAGCCCGAGTCCGACTGGGACGAGTACTACGGCCCGCTGGCCGAGCGCGCCGACGCCGCGGACCCGCAGGCACCCGGCATGGCCGAGGCCGTCGCGGGCGCGCGCGCCGAGCTGGCGATGCGGCGTGACCACGGCCAGGAATACGGCTACACCGGCTACGCGCTGCGCCCCGCGGCGTCGTGGCCCACGCGGCCGGAGTCGGCCGCCGACGCCGCGGCCGTGTACGCCGTGAACGCCGCCGCCTTCCCGACGGAGGCGGAGGCCGACCTGGTGGACGCCCTGCGGGCGGACGCCGACGCGTGGCTGCCCGGCTTGTCGTACGTCGCCGAGGCGCCGGACGGCACCGTGGCGGCGCACGCGCTGATCACCCGCTGCCTGGTCGGCGGCGTACCCGCGGCGGCCCTGGCACCCGTCGCGGTGCTTCCGCGACACCAGCGCACGGGCGCCGGTTCGGCCGTCGTCAGGGCGGTGCTCGACGCGGCACGCGCGCGTGGGGAGCGGCTCGTACTCGTGCTCGGGCACCCGGAGTACTACCCGAGGTTCGGCTTCACGCAGGCCTCCGGGTACGGCATCCGACCAGGGTTCGAGGTGCCCGACGAGGCGATGATGGCGCTCGTCGTGGGCGCGGCGGACGGTTCCTGGCAGGTGCCGCAGGGCACGATCACCTACCCGGCCGCTTTCGGCGTCTGA
- a CDS encoding oxidoreductase: MSAEYATFGLAPAMRAGGVLTNGDYQVHREFLDFIVNGSPLLFQLSDLDAVSPLASDIPPAIFTAHVRSLLLEADAPLPGDRYVIYGCPECEGLECGAVTAVIEADGPDVIWRDFAWQTEEQADLELNGYHGIGPFRFLGAAYREALRPLLDGAAEPAPARRVLLIGARVAVLAKLAAALRTIGIGAEITQDASGVPPEELRTYGAVAFGRAVSESDRAAVREQFERAGAEAAYVDGLAPIVPLLVAQIESALDRRAAPQRRLTRLVAADGEAGLEVTSACRVRLTAYRLDRLYRTHAEDVFDAVLEPGRHRIALDPKATRGESFVVARTTGSVLVAPMAR, from the coding sequence ATGTCTGCCGAGTACGCGACCTTCGGCCTGGCACCGGCCATGCGCGCCGGTGGAGTTCTCACGAACGGGGACTACCAAGTCCACCGGGAGTTCCTGGACTTCATCGTGAACGGCTCGCCGCTGCTGTTCCAGCTCTCCGACCTCGACGCCGTCTCCCCGCTCGCCTCCGACATCCCGCCGGCGATCTTCACGGCCCACGTCCGCAGCCTGCTCCTCGAAGCGGACGCGCCGCTGCCCGGCGACCGCTACGTCATCTACGGGTGCCCCGAGTGCGAGGGCCTCGAATGCGGGGCCGTCACCGCGGTCATCGAGGCGGACGGGCCCGACGTCATCTGGCGCGACTTCGCCTGGCAGACCGAGGAGCAGGCCGACCTGGAGCTCAACGGCTACCACGGCATAGGCCCCTTCCGCTTCCTCGGCGCCGCGTACCGCGAGGCGCTGAGGCCGCTGCTCGACGGCGCCGCGGAGCCGGCCCCGGCCCGCCGTGTCCTGCTCATCGGGGCCCGCGTCGCCGTCCTCGCCAAACTCGCCGCCGCGCTGCGCACGATCGGCATCGGCGCCGAGATCACCCAGGACGCGAGCGGTGTGCCGCCCGAGGAACTGCGTACCTACGGCGCGGTCGCCTTCGGGCGCGCCGTCAGCGAGTCCGACCGGGCCGCGGTGCGCGAACAGTTCGAGCGGGCGGGCGCCGAGGCGGCGTACGTGGACGGGCTCGCCCCGATCGTCCCGCTCCTCGTCGCCCAGATAGAGAGCGCCCTGGACCGCCGCGCCGCCCCACAGCGGCGCCTCACCCGCCTCGTCGCCGCCGACGGGGAGGCGGGCCTGGAGGTCACGTCCGCCTGCCGGGTCCGCCTCACCGCGTACCGCCTCGACCGGCTCTACCGCACCCACGCCGAGGACGTCTTCGACGCCGTACTCGAACCGGGCCGCCACCGCATCGCGCTCGACCCGAAGGCGACCAGGGGCGAGTCGTTCGTCGTGGCCCGCACCACGGGGAGCGTGCTGGTGGCGCCCATGGCCCGGTGA
- a CDS encoding Tex family protein, with amino-acid sequence MATPSAGPITGSIEGRIAEELGVRERQVKAAVELLDGGSTVPFIARYRKEATEMLDDAQLRTLEERLRYLRELEERRAAVLDSVREQGKLTDELAAQIMAAETKARLEDIYLPFKPKRRTKAQIAREAGLEPLADGLLGDPTVEPAAAAAAFVDADKGVADAQAALDGARAILTERFSEDADLIGELRERMWGRGQLAAKVREGKEEAGAKFADYFDFSEPFTALPSHRILAMLRGEKEDILDLTLEPEEPGDAAGGPSSYEPIVADRFGIRNQGRPGDKWLADTVRWAWRTRILVHLGLDLRLRLRTAAEDEAVHVFAANLRDLLLAAPAGTRATLGLDPGFRTGVKVAVVDATGKVVATDVIHPHVPANRWDEALAKLARLAQEHKVDLIAIGNGTASRETDKLAGELITKHPELNLTKVMVSEAGASVYSASAFASQELPDMDVSLRGAVSIARRLQDPLAELVKIDPKSIGVGQYQHDLSEVKLSRSLDAVVEDCVNGVGVDVNTASAPLLARVSGISSGLAENIVAHRDANGPFTSRKGLKDVSRLGPKAYEQCAGFLRIRGGDDPLDASSVHPEAYPVVRRMVKTTGGQVASLIGNAAALRSLKPAEFVDDTFGLPTVSDILKELEKPGRDPRPAFKTATFKDGVEKISDLASGMVLEGVVTNVAAFGAFVDVGVHQDGLVHVSAMSKTFVKDPRDVVKPGDIVKVKVLDVDIPRKRISLTLRLDDEAATGEPGAGGGAGAGAAAGGRRERGGRPPQQRGQQRQGQAQGGQGQGGQGRRQQGQGQAQRQQSQGQRRGGASAPPPANSEMAEALRRAGLLDPKGR; translated from the coding sequence GTGGCAACACCCAGCGCAGGTCCCATCACGGGGTCCATCGAAGGCAGGATTGCCGAGGAGCTCGGCGTACGGGAGCGGCAGGTGAAGGCCGCCGTCGAGCTGCTCGACGGCGGTTCGACCGTCCCGTTCATCGCGCGCTACCGCAAGGAAGCGACCGAGATGCTCGACGACGCGCAGCTGCGCACGCTCGAGGAGCGGCTGCGCTACCTGCGGGAGCTGGAGGAACGGCGCGCGGCGGTCCTCGACTCGGTCAGGGAACAGGGCAAGCTGACCGACGAGTTGGCGGCGCAGATCATGGCCGCCGAGACCAAGGCGCGCCTCGAGGACATCTACCTGCCGTTCAAGCCGAAGCGCCGCACCAAGGCGCAGATCGCGCGTGAGGCGGGGCTCGAGCCGCTGGCGGACGGGCTGCTCGGGGACCCGACGGTGGAACCGGCCGCCGCGGCGGCCGCGTTCGTCGACGCCGACAAGGGCGTCGCGGACGCGCAGGCCGCGCTCGACGGCGCCCGCGCCATCCTCACCGAGCGCTTCTCCGAGGACGCCGACCTGATCGGCGAGCTGCGTGAGCGCATGTGGGGCCGGGGACAGCTGGCCGCCAAGGTCCGTGAGGGCAAGGAGGAGGCGGGCGCGAAGTTCGCCGACTACTTCGACTTCTCGGAGCCGTTCACCGCGCTGCCCTCCCACCGGATTCTCGCGATGCTCCGCGGTGAGAAGGAGGACATCCTCGACCTGACCCTGGAGCCGGAGGAGCCGGGGGACGCGGCCGGTGGCCCGTCCTCGTACGAGCCGATCGTCGCGGACCGGTTCGGGATCAGGAACCAGGGGCGGCCCGGGGACAAGTGGCTGGCCGACACGGTGCGCTGGGCCTGGCGGACCCGCATCCTGGTGCACCTCGGCCTCGACCTGCGGCTGCGGCTGCGCACGGCGGCGGAGGACGAGGCCGTGCACGTCTTCGCGGCGAACCTGCGGGACCTGCTGCTCGCCGCCCCGGCGGGCACGCGCGCGACGCTGGGCCTCGACCCCGGTTTCCGTACGGGCGTGAAGGTCGCGGTCGTCGACGCGACGGGCAAGGTCGTGGCGACGGACGTCATTCACCCGCACGTGCCCGCGAACCGGTGGGACGAGGCGCTGGCCAAGCTGGCCCGTCTCGCCCAGGAGCACAAGGTCGACCTGATCGCGATCGGGAACGGCACGGCGTCGCGCGAGACCGACAAGCTCGCCGGTGAACTGATCACCAAGCACCCGGAGTTGAACCTCACCAAGGTGATGGTGTCGGAGGCGGGCGCGTCGGTGTACTCGGCGTCGGCCTTCGCCTCGCAGGAGCTGCCCGACATGGACGTGTCGCTGCGCGGCGCCGTGTCGATCGCCCGCCGCCTCCAGGACCCGCTGGCCGAGCTGGTGAAGATCGACCCGAAGTCGATCGGCGTCGGCCAGTACCAGCACGACCTGTCCGAGGTGAAGCTGTCGCGGTCCCTGGACGCGGTCGTCGAGGACTGTGTGAACGGCGTGGGCGTGGACGTGAACACGGCGTCCGCTCCGCTGCTCGCCCGTGTGTCCGGCATCAGCTCGGGCCTCGCGGAGAACATCGTGGCGCACCGCGACGCGAACGGCCCGTTCACGTCGCGCAAGGGCCTCAAGGACGTGTCCAGGCTGGGCCCGAAGGCGTACGAGCAGTGCGCGGGCTTCCTGCGGATCCGCGGCGGCGACGACCCGCTCGACGCGTCGTCGGTGCACCCGGAGGCGTACCCCGTGGTGCGGCGGATGGTGAAGACGACGGGCGGCCAGGTCGCGTCCCTCATCGGGAACGCGGCGGCGCTGCGGTCGCTGAAGCCGGCCGAGTTCGTGGACGACACGTTCGGTCTGCCGACGGTCTCGGACATCCTGAAGGAGCTGGAGAAGCCGGGGCGCGACCCGCGTCCCGCCTTCAAGACGGCGACCTTCAAGGACGGCGTCGAGAAGATCTCCGACCTGGCGTCCGGGATGGTCCTCGAGGGCGTGGTGACGAATGTGGCGGCGTTCGGCGCGTTCGTGGACGTCGGCGTGCACCAGGACGGGCTCGTGCATGTGTCCGCGATGTCGAAGACGTTCGTGAAGGACCCGCGGGACGTCGTGAAGCCGGGTGACATCGTCAAGGTGAAGGTCCTCGACGTGGACATCCCGCGCAAGCGGATCTCGCTGACGCTGCGTCTCGACGACGAGGCGGCGACGGGCGAGCCGGGTGCCGGTGGCGGGGCAGGGGCAGGGGCCGCCGCCGGCGGCCGCCGCGAACGCGGCGGGCGCCCGCCGCAGCAGCGAGGGCAGCAGCGCCAGGGCCAGGCACAGGGCGGTCAGGGTCAGGGCGGCCAGGGCCGCCGCCAGCAAGGGCAGGGCCAGGCCCAGCGGCAGCAGTCCCAGGGGCAGCGGCGGGGTGGCGCGTCCGCGCCCCCGCCCGCGAACAGCGAGATGGCCGAGGCGCTGCGCCGCGCGGGCCTGCTCGACCCGAAGGGGCGCTGA
- a CDS encoding ABC-F family ATP-binding cassette domain-containing protein, with protein sequence MTATLVAKNLAAGHGDRSLFSGLDLVVAPGDVIGLVGANGAGKSTLLKLLAGLDTPEQGELRLSPPGATVGHLPQEPERRPGETVREFLARRTGVDAAQRAMDEATQALVDGAPGADDAYSVSLERWLDLGGADLDERAEEITGSLGLGVGLDQEMTSLSGGQAARAGLASLLLSRYDVFLLDEPTNDLDLDGLERLESFVRGLRAGTVVVSHDREFLTRTVTKVLELDLAQQEINLYGGGYEAYLEEREVARRHARDEFDEYADKKAALEGRAQMQRGWMDKGVKNARRKATDNDKIGRKFRSEASEKQAAKARQTQRMIERLDVVDEPRKEWELRMEIAAAPRSGAVVATLRDAEVRRGDFTLGPVSLQIDWADRIAITGANGAGKSTLLGALLGRVPLDAGHATLGSGVVVGEVDQARALFHGSESLLDAFCAAVPDTEPADVRTLLAKFGLKAGHVLRSAATLSPGERTRAALALLQGRGVNLLVLDEPTNHLDLPAIEQLESALDSYEGTLLLVTHDRRMLDAVRTQRRLEVADGKVTELSV encoded by the coding sequence ATGACTGCCACTCTCGTAGCCAAGAACCTCGCCGCCGGGCACGGCGACCGGTCCCTGTTCTCCGGGCTCGACCTCGTGGTCGCGCCCGGCGACGTGATCGGGCTCGTCGGCGCCAACGGCGCCGGGAAGTCCACGCTCCTCAAACTCCTCGCCGGCCTCGACACCCCCGAGCAGGGCGAGCTGCGGCTCTCACCGCCCGGCGCGACCGTGGGGCACCTGCCCCAGGAGCCGGAGCGCCGCCCCGGCGAGACCGTGCGCGAGTTCCTCGCCCGGCGCACCGGCGTCGACGCCGCACAGCGCGCCATGGACGAGGCCACCCAGGCCCTCGTCGACGGGGCCCCGGGGGCCGACGACGCCTACTCCGTCAGCCTGGAGCGCTGGCTCGACCTCGGCGGCGCCGACCTCGACGAGCGCGCCGAGGAGATCACCGGCTCCCTCGGCCTCGGCGTGGGCCTCGACCAGGAGATGACCTCGCTCTCCGGCGGCCAGGCCGCGCGCGCGGGCCTCGCCTCGCTGCTGCTGTCCCGCTACGACGTGTTCCTGCTGGACGAGCCGACCAACGACCTCGACCTGGACGGCCTGGAGCGCCTGGAGTCCTTCGTGCGCGGGCTGCGCGCCGGCACGGTCGTCGTCAGCCACGACCGCGAGTTCCTGACCCGCACCGTCACCAAGGTCCTGGAGCTCGACCTCGCCCAGCAGGAGATCAACCTCTACGGCGGCGGATACGAGGCCTACCTGGAGGAGCGCGAGGTCGCCCGCCGGCACGCCCGCGACGAGTTCGACGAGTACGCCGACAAGAAGGCGGCCCTCGAAGGCCGCGCCCAGATGCAGCGCGGCTGGATGGACAAGGGCGTCAAGAACGCCCGCCGCAAGGCCACGGACAACGACAAGATCGGCCGCAAGTTCCGCAGCGAGGCCAGCGAGAAGCAGGCGGCCAAGGCCCGGCAGACGCAGCGCATGATCGAGCGCCTCGACGTCGTGGACGAGCCGCGCAAGGAGTGGGAGCTGCGCATGGAGATCGCGGCGGCGCCGCGATCCGGCGCCGTCGTCGCCACGCTGCGCGACGCCGAGGTGCGGCGCGGCGACTTCACGCTCGGTCCGGTCTCGCTCCAGATCGACTGGGCCGACCGCATCGCCATCACCGGGGCCAACGGCGCCGGGAAGTCGACGCTGCTCGGCGCGCTCCTCGGCCGGGTGCCCCTGGACGCGGGGCACGCGACGCTCGGCTCCGGTGTCGTCGTCGGCGAGGTCGACCAGGCGCGGGCCCTGTTCCACGGCTCGGAGTCGCTGCTCGACGCGTTCTGCGCGGCCGTGCCGGACACCGAGCCGGCCGACGTGCGCACGCTGCTCGCGAAGTTCGGCCTGAAGGCCGGTCACGTCCTGCGGTCGGCGGCCACGCTGTCGCCGGGCGAGCGCACCCGCGCCGCGCTGGCGCTGCTCCAGGGCCGCGGCGTCAACCTGCTGGTCCTGGACGAGCCGACCAACCACCTCGACCTGCCCGCCATCGAGCAGCTGGAGTCGGCGCTCGACTCCTACGAGGGCACGCTCCTGCTCGTCACCCATGACCGCCGCATGCTGGACGCCGTCAGGACGCAGCGGCGCCTCGAGGTCGCCGACGGCAAGGTGACGGAGCTCTCCGTCTGA